The Plasmodium knowlesi strain H genome assembly, chromosome: 14 region GGTCAACCCGATGGAAGAATTTCCACGGTAAAAAATACCAACGGGCGTGAACTGTCCCATGTATCCACTCGattaatttccttcttcccaatTCTCAGGCACAAGgtcctccttccttaaacagaACCCATCCAGTGGAGTGAGCAGAGGAAACAGCACAAGCGCTCAAAGCTATTCCGGAGGTGCCCTGCAACCTCAGCAGAAGTCTGGTGGGTTCATCTCCAACATGATGGGAACTGTGGCCAGTGGAATGGCTTCTGGAGTCGGATTTGGAGTAGCCCAGAGAGCCGTCGATGCCATTTTGGGCCCAAGGCACATCGAAGTTTCGCACCCAAATAACAATGCTCACATGAACCAGGCTGCAGCTGTGAGCAGCGAGAGGAACAATGACTTCAGATGCAAACCCCTACAGGACGAGCTCAACCAGGTGCGAAATAGAGAGAGAGTTGGAGACGTGATTTTTTGTTATTCTGCTCCCATATTATTGGGTTCCCcccaggggggggggatagtATGAAACTACCCCTTTCCGTTATCCATCGTGTCGACCTTTGCGTACACATTTTCAACcaccccccttcccccctcatGTAGTGCCTGACGAGACATTCTGATATCAGCCTCTGCCAGAATTACGCCGACTCATTGAAGTCATGCCAACAATCCATGTAAATAGAGGACGCTACTCATggttgaaggaggaaagaatcTGAAAATCAAGTGGAATATGCGTCGACgggggaggagaaagaagtatGCACCTTCATACCCCGTCCGTCGTTGAGCACATAAACCGTGAAACGcagaaaaacaaatgtgtGCGTTACGCACTTTTATACtcttgtatgtatatgcaccgatgtacacatatttatgtgtgaACCTATGGGGATTTCCGCTACGCGTACACACACCATTTACCCCATCGGGTAAGCACCTTTTGCCTTACCACGTTTAAAacacggaaaaggaaaaaaaaaaaaaaaggtatagcAATGGAGGgaattcttccattttaataaaattttcctacatttttttaaaagacgCATATTTCTGCTCTGAGAAGGTgaaatgaaattttaaagggaaaaataagtgCGAGCTAATGTGCCCCTGTGAAGGGTGGAATTTACTCGCAAAGGAGAAGCAAATGATTCGAAACCGCGAGAGCGATGCCAAGattcatttcttctccttttctctgCGCGAGGAAGGGAAATGGTCTCGGGTACACCTCCACGCAGAGCCGATGAAATGCTCGGGACAGAAAGTCGCctcatttttgtatgaacggttcaggcaaatttaaaaaaagaaaaaagaaaaaaaaagtatgttTACCTCTACGATGTATCCCCCTTGTGATGTCACTTTTGAGTTTTCATTCCTCATTGTACACCTTTCAATATGAATAAAATCCGTTCCAATCGTACACGTTAACGTTTCTAATCCACCGGTATAATCCCATTTGTAATTCCCCCGTAGGGGATGTATTAACCCACCCTTTGCGCTACTCCTATTGTTTCACCCGAtattaagaaataaaagaaggaaaaagaaaaatggataatATGTACCATAGCTACTTCCAGGAGGGCGAGAGGAATTTCAAATTCGCCTCGCCTAAACTGGCCAACTTGGTAAGCAAAGAAAAGACAATAAGGATAAGTCCCCAGAAGGGCTTTGTCATAAAGGCGTACGAAAAGGATGGGGGAAAGGTTTACTTCAATATTCTGTCTTCCAACTTGATTGCTGagtttcattttaaaaaaatgcccgACTTAAATGATAACGAGGGATTAAGAATCCCACTGAGCATTGGCGAGGAGAAACAGAGGGAAGATAAGAAGGGGCAGAAATACAAGACGTACGACATTGTTCTTAATTCAAAAGTTGTTTCGCAAAGCAAAAAAGATCTGCAATTAAAGAAAGTTATTGCCGAGTTGGTGCAGGTGGCcatcaaaaataaatacaacaCGGACACCTGCGCgaacttgtttttttttcccgaacataaatataaaggtaggcgaacaaaaaaaagaaaagaaaaaaaaaaaagacaacataGAATATAATAGAATAACATCCCATACCGTAGAGTGGTAAAACACAATGGTGACCACCTCCACATTGCACACATATGGATTCACATTTGGGATGTAATTCCTCCCCTACTCAGGGAGCAACCCGGATGATCAGTTCATAAAGGACGACCAGCAACACAAGTTCAATGTTGTGGAGGAAGCTAGGAACGAAGCAGGTGCCTCAACCTgcgaggaagagaaaatgaacaaggaggacattcaaaattttttatcagtTAAGAAACCCGAGTGGGACATGTGGTTTGTCGATAAGAAGACCTTCGAAGAACGACATGAACAGATGGAAATGTTTTACCTTCCTTACATGCGCACGTCCCCACTGAGCGGTACCATTGACTGCTTTGACTTTAAACCCCCCTTCACGAGTGCGAacggaaaacaaaaagaaaaaattggcaaaatgggaaaaatcgaaaaaattgatagaaaggaaacaaaaaacaatGCCATTTTCAAGTCCTTCCTGAACGAATATAACATCGAATTGGACGACGACTTTTTACGTTACCAGCAGGTCATCAACACGATATGCGTTATTCAAATTCAATTGCCTTTCTTCATCCTCGCGCAACGCAGTGACACCAGGGGGGAGCGGTGCCCCTTCGCCGTCCACGAGTTTGTAAATCTCTACGTCGCCGATGATCATCTGGCTGTCTTCTTTAAGAAGTAGGTGCTTGTGCACACGGGGTGAAGCAACCCACGAGAAAGGAGTATAGATAATGAAGccacaaaatgggaaaaggaagaaaaaaaattacccatTTTAgctttttcacctgaacaagtcagatAAAGTGGGTTATTTTGCACACACGGAAGTTTGTGAATATGTAACATCccctttctccctttttcttttcccccttcccatTTTAGGTCGCCTCTCTTTCCAGCAGGACACAACCCCCCCTACAAAAACTTCAACATACGCTTTCCTTTCTATTTCGAATCGTCAAAGGCGGTATCGCaatatttggaaaaatatcaCCTCCTAAATATCATCATTCCAGTTAGCAGAAGTTCAGCTACGTGCAAATTGTTCAGCGGGGAACGCGTGAACAAAGGGGACTGTGTGGTATCGGACGACGCAGAAACGAGTGACAGTTCGATATTTTGATTTGTTCTCACAGCTTTGGGGAGTGGGTGTGAAGCCATCTGAGTCTTATcacgaaataaaaatggggcACATATGTCACATCTCTGCTGCGTTCAATTTATCAGccaaggatttttttttttttttttttttttttttattaactgtTCATACTTTTCTTGACATACCCCCGTGAAGGTTACTTCTCTGATGACCATCTTTTCATGCATGACTCCCCTAATCATGGTGTGGCTTGTTTTGTGTATATCCTGTGATCCATTCCGTGGATACGTGGGagatttttccccatttaaaTAAACATAACACGCAAGGTGGGTACCCAaaaggtgaaaggaaaaaaaggatggcaTCAGGTTGTAGTTTAGGTTATTATTCAGGCGGAATATTGTTCTTGCAATACGCAagcaatgttttttttttttttttttttttttcgcgatAAGGTTGCGCCGAATCCGTACGCGACCGGAGTGAGAGActcctcttctcctttttactaACTTGTGCAGATCATGTCACATGAATCATtcagggagaaggaaaaaatgaataaatattaaaaagttcTGCGTGCTTGTACATGCAGTtaaatacacacatgtacacatgtacacatgtacacgcGTGATGTACGTAAAGAGGACCTGGCGCGAGGATGGCATATGGGAAAACTTGCCCCTGCGGGGAGCCTTGCTTCGTtgctttatttcttcccttccttggTGACCTTCTCAATTTCGCTATCATACATGGGGTCGTTTTTATCCGTGGGTTTGGTTTCGCTCAGGGTCAAGTCCGTCGTTGTGTTACCTACTCGCATAGGGCGTATGTgtgttgaaggaaaaagaaaaaaacgtgaATAAACGCGCAAGGTCAGGGGCACGTCCATAATGCCTTTCCGGCTGAGTACACTCAAATATGCAAACGCTCATTAGTTAACCCCAGTTGAATTTTCCACTCCCGGCGCGCACATTCTGGTCTCCGTACGCTTGAGTCTTTCCCGCGCTATGCCTTTCGAGGCGAACGTTCTTGTCCTTGGCTGAATGTGTCATTTTGTGCTCTCCGCGATATCGGCGGTTGGAGGGATTATAGTAATGGGAGTCAGAGGGCGTGATAGGACGATTTGCTACGTAGTAGCCCTTCGCTCAGTCGATAGTTGTGCTCCGGCAACTTCACCTTGGCTGTAAGCACACGGCGCGTACAAGTTTCAGGACGAAGGAAGACGTATCTCTGGATGCCTTTTACACAGCGATTTcgttaaaagttttttttttttgttgttataATTTCGGGAATTAACACTTTGTTTTTATAAGCAAGAGAAAAACATTCGGATggtttcttttaaaaaaaaaaaaaaaaaattactgaGTATGTTAAATACTATTCAGaaatatgataaaaataagatCACACATGTGGtgaagaaacgaaaaataaCTTGGAAGTGTTGCCGTGGGGAAATGATAATTCCTTGCTTTTGTATTACTCCACAAGTGGATGCgtttaaagaaagaaagcaGGAATGCTTGTCGACGCGTCTATGCGTGGGAacatgtgcatgtacatacatgggCCCATAAGTTTTCCTCGTGCATGCGAAAATCCAGGTGATCACACGTGTCGCCACATTCATCCATTCGCCTATTTAATCTGGGAACCATTTGCAATACATGCTCATCACGCCGTTTCTCGTCCAACGCGGCGTTTCGTGCTTTCGCAAACACATCTTTTCATGAACATAAAATAAAGGGTGagtagaaataaataattagTGGAAGGCAGCTGCATGACATTCGCCGTAaaggtaaatatatttttttttttcatatatttagcgtcttttcctcctttacttccatGCCTTCCCCTTGTCCAATTAGTCCCATTCGCGGCATTTCCgcgttttcccccctcccctttatTCATTGGGGCAGATATTCAAGGATCTCTTCCtactctccttttcttcctgaaATAACATAACACTGAAGTTAAACTTTGAAACCTAAATATTAACCACTGAAACCTGAATCATACTCGTATGAAATGAAATCATAAACAGGTAGTATAGAACAATAATCATATACCTTGTAATTTAACTTCTATGCAATATAAGCTAACTCATAAAATTCAAAAACCAGACTTATACTGGGAGGCTTAAGCACTGAACAATAAACTCGGGCAAACAATTctataaaaagaaatttgatcatttaaccctaaatcctaaaccctaaaccctaagaaccctaaaccctaaatcctaaaccctaaaccctaagaaccctaaaccctaaaccctaagaaccctaaaccctaagccctgaaaaccctaaaccctgaaaaacctgaaccctgaaaaccctaaaccctaaaccctaaaccactaaacactaaaccctgaaacccggaaccctaaaccctgagacaataaaccctgaaaccataaaccctgaaaccataaaccctaaaccctaaaccctaaaccctaaaccctaaaccctaaactgtgaacgctgaactgtgaaccgtgaactgtgaaccgtgaactgtgaaccgtgaactgtgaaccctgaaccgtgaaccctgaaccgtgaacctgagaccataaaccctaaactgtaaaccctaaattgtgaaccctaaactttgaaccctaaactgtaaaccctaaactgtaaaccctaaaccctgaaccctgaaccctaaaccctgaaaacctaaaatctgaacccaaaaccctaaatcctaaaccctgaaacatGAAcgttaaaccctgaaccctaaaccctaaaccctgaaccattaaccctgaacccctaaatcctaaacccatgaaccctgaaccctgaaccataaaccctgaaccctaaaccttaagcaactgaaccctaaaccctgaacactaaaccttaaatactaaaccctaaacctaaaccctaaacctaaaccttaaaccctaaaccctgaaccctaaaccctgaaccctaaaccctgaaccctaaaccctgaaccctaaaccctaaaccctaaactgtaaaccctgaactgtgaaccctaaaccgtgaaccaCTCAatcctgaaaccctaaaacctaaaccctgaaccctaaaccctgaaaccctaaacactgaacattaaaccctaaacccatgaaccctaaaccctaaaccctaaactgtaaaccctaaactgtaaacccgaaactgtgaacccttaactgtgaaccctaaactgtgaaccctgaactgtgaaccctaaactgtgaaacctgaactgtgaaccctaaaccctaaaacctaaacgtTGAACCTTG contains the following coding sequences:
- a CDS encoding PIH1 domain-containing protein, putative — its product is MDNMYHSYFQEGERNFKFASPKLANLVSKEKTIRISPQKGFVIKAYEKDGGKVYFNILSSNLIAEFHFKKMPDLNDNEGLRIPLSIGEEKQREDKKGQKYKTYDIVLNSKVVSQSKKDLQLKKVIAELVQVAIKNKYNTDTCANLFFFPEHKYKGSNPDDQFIKDDQQHKFNVVEEARNEAGASTCEEEKMNKEDIQNFLSVKKPEWDMWFVDKKTFEERHEQMEMFYLPYMRTSPLSGTIDCFDFKPPFTSANGKQKEKIGKMGKIEKIDRKETKNNAIFKSFLNEYNIELDDDFLRYQQVINTICVIQIQLPFFILAQRSDTRGERCPFAVHEFVNLYVADDHLAVFFKKSPLFPAGHNPPYKNFNIRFPFYFESSKAVSQYLEKYHLLNIIIPVSRSSATCKLFSGERVNKGDCVVSDDAETSDSSIF